A genomic stretch from Komagataeibacter xylinus includes:
- a CDS encoding DUF2274 domain-containing protein yields the protein MTKLKLGPIEDDKPVKVTLELPATLHRDLVAYAEILGRGTGLVPIDPVRLIAPMLTRFIATDRGFAKARRAKL from the coding sequence ATGACGAAGCTGAAGCTCGGTCCGATCGAGGATGACAAGCCCGTGAAAGTCACGCTGGAGTTGCCGGCCACCCTGCATCGTGATCTTGTCGCCTATGCTGAAATTTTGGGTCGTGGAACCGGGCTGGTGCCCATCGATCCCGTGCGTCTCATCGCGCCCATGCTGACCCGGTTTATCGCTACCGATCGGGGTTTCGCCAAGGCGCGAAGAGCGAAGCTCTAG
- a CDS encoding TrbI/VirB10 family protein: protein MSSAEERPDEDGGATGNGSAAGPAPSPDLRLRAQRPPVVKLSRPVIWTLGAAGMLAIGLALGYALQGNTPKGPVQAAQDTDARASADGLSALPSDYTNVPKLGQPLPGDLGGPILNAQRQGRAGPVPGMGNRRGDQEIEAARTSRLFAQVEVREGQSAQAVPVMAAAPGVRASSAGTDQQAVNRTFLAGKPDRATVSPDRIMPPASPYILQAGTVIAGALNTKISSDLPGQIVGHVTQNVYDSPTGRYLLVPQGSTLFGAYNSSVSFGQQRTQIIWTRLIYPNGESLVLEKLLGGDAIGQSGLSDEVNNHWGQLFKAALVTTLLSVGSEAGTSWNENNLMQAIRSGASNGFSMVGNRLIDRSLDIQPTLTDRPGLPFTLILNRDLVLKPWTQEEIHP from the coding sequence ATGAGCAGCGCGGAAGAACGCCCGGATGAGGACGGGGGCGCTACCGGCAACGGGAGCGCAGCGGGACCAGCACCGTCACCCGATCTGCGGCTGCGCGCACAGCGTCCGCCGGTCGTAAAGCTGTCGCGCCCCGTCATCTGGACCCTGGGGGCGGCTGGGATGCTCGCCATCGGTCTCGCGCTGGGTTACGCGCTGCAAGGCAACACGCCAAAAGGGCCGGTTCAGGCAGCACAGGATACCGACGCGCGGGCCTCGGCCGACGGGCTGTCGGCTTTGCCCAGCGACTATACCAATGTACCGAAGCTGGGGCAGCCTCTGCCCGGTGATCTGGGCGGGCCGATCCTCAATGCGCAGCGGCAGGGACGTGCGGGGCCGGTTCCCGGCATGGGGAATCGTCGCGGCGACCAGGAGATCGAAGCCGCGCGCACCAGCAGGCTCTTCGCGCAGGTCGAGGTACGAGAGGGTCAGAGCGCCCAGGCGGTGCCGGTGATGGCGGCCGCTCCTGGAGTGCGGGCATCATCGGCAGGAACCGACCAGCAGGCTGTCAATCGTACCTTTCTGGCGGGGAAGCCGGACCGTGCGACGGTCAGCCCGGACCGGATTATGCCGCCCGCGTCCCCTTATATCCTTCAGGCAGGGACCGTCATCGCCGGAGCATTGAATACGAAAATCAGCTCCGATCTGCCCGGCCAGATCGTCGGTCATGTCACCCAGAACGTCTATGACAGCCCGACCGGTCGTTATCTGCTGGTCCCGCAGGGCAGCACCCTGTTCGGGGCCTATAACAGCAGTGTTTCCTTCGGACAGCAGCGGACCCAGATCATCTGGACCCGGCTGATCTACCCGAACGGGGAGAGCCTGGTGCTGGAAAAGCTGCTCGGTGGCGACGCCATCGGGCAGTCCGGTCTATCCGATGAGGTGAACAATCATTGGGGCCAGCTTTTCAAGGCTGCCCTCGTGACGACTCTTCTCAGCGTGGGTTCCGAAGCCGGCACGTCATGGAACGAGAACAACCTGATGCAGGCCATCCGTTCAGGGGCCAGCAATGGTTTCTCCATGGTCGGTAACCGTCTGATCGACCGCAGTCTGGATATTCAGCCGACGCTGACCGACAGGCCCGGCCTGCCGTTCACGCTCATTCTGAACCGCGATCTGGTTCTAAAGCCTTGGACACAGGAGGAAATCCACCCATGA
- the trbG gene encoding P-type conjugative transfer protein TrbG, which produces MIRRALRFLPLLVLPLAGCAQHYHPPVIRYDDAVQAMRLPDPPKPVQIVEVPQPLPLPGQLKPLPSRRAVHTAPEVADPAARVTQANLAARIQPTRAGFINAVQVYPYSPGALYQVYTSPGEITDIMLQQGEKLVGTGPVAAGDTVRWIIGDTESGAGATKRIHILVKPTRPDLTTNLIVNTDRRTYLAELRSTPATYMASVSWDYPEDDLIALHRQDSDADEAASVDTGLKLDALNFRYAIQPVKGETSPWLPSRAFDDGRKVYIAFPAGIGQGELPPLFVLGADGGPELVNYRVRQNWMIVDRLFAAAELRLGDKHSEQRVRIVRTDGRKS; this is translated from the coding sequence ATGATCCGTCGCGCTCTTCGTTTTCTCCCGTTGCTTGTCCTGCCCCTGGCCGGATGCGCGCAGCATTACCATCCGCCTGTCATCCGGTACGATGACGCTGTTCAGGCCATGCGCCTGCCGGACCCACCGAAACCGGTACAGATCGTCGAAGTCCCGCAGCCACTTCCCCTGCCGGGCCAGCTCAAGCCGCTGCCGTCACGACGCGCGGTCCATACGGCTCCCGAAGTCGCCGACCCCGCAGCGCGCGTGACACAGGCCAATCTGGCGGCCCGAATTCAACCTACGCGTGCTGGCTTCATCAATGCGGTGCAGGTCTATCCTTATTCTCCCGGTGCCCTCTATCAGGTCTATACCTCGCCCGGCGAAATCACTGACATCATGCTCCAGCAGGGCGAAAAGCTGGTCGGCACCGGGCCGGTTGCTGCCGGTGATACGGTGCGCTGGATCATTGGCGACACCGAAAGCGGGGCAGGGGCGACCAAACGCATCCATATCCTGGTCAAGCCGACGCGGCCGGATCTGACTACCAACCTGATCGTCAATACGGATCGGCGGACGTATCTGGCCGAACTGCGCTCCACACCAGCCACCTACATGGCCTCGGTGTCCTGGGACTACCCTGAGGATGATCTGATTGCCCTGCACCGGCAGGACAGCGATGCCGACGAGGCGGCATCAGTAGATACGGGCTTGAAACTCGACGCCCTGAATTTCCGCTATGCCATCCAGCCGGTGAAAGGCGAGACATCACCCTGGCTTCCCAGCCGGGCTTTTGATGACGGGCGGAAGGTCTATATCGCCTTTCCGGCTGGCATAGGGCAAGGGGAACTGCCGCCGCTTTTTGTGCTTGGGGCCGATGGAGGGCCGGAACTGGTCAATTACCGGGTGCGACAGAACTGGATGATCGTCGATCGCCTGTTCGCCGCTGCCGAATTACGCCTGGGTGATAAGCATTCCGAGCAGCGTGTGCGGATCGTGCGCACGGACGGCAGAAAGTCATGA
- the trbF gene encoding conjugal transfer protein TrbF — MFRRSTSRYGTTPEPVTPYQKAAQIWDERIGSARVQARNWRLMAFGSLFLSAGLGAGLVWQSAHGTVVPWVVQVDRLGQAQVVMPATAGYTPTDPQIAWYLAQFIGDVRGLSSDAVVVRHNWLRAYDFTTTSGAQALNDYARLNDPFSRIGREQVEVDIASVIRASSGSFRVAWTERHYRDGAFTGTERWTAIVSIVLRTPRDADHLRKNPLGIYVSAINWSKELGQ, encoded by the coding sequence ATGTTCCGTCGCTCCACCAGCCGTTACGGGACCACGCCCGAGCCCGTAACCCCATACCAGAAAGCAGCGCAGATCTGGGACGAGCGCATCGGCTCCGCCCGTGTGCAGGCCCGCAATTGGCGTCTGATGGCGTTCGGGTCACTGTTTCTGTCCGCCGGCCTTGGTGCCGGGTTGGTCTGGCAGTCCGCGCATGGCACCGTCGTGCCATGGGTGGTGCAGGTCGATCGACTGGGGCAGGCGCAGGTCGTGATGCCTGCGACAGCGGGTTACACACCGACCGATCCGCAGATTGCCTGGTATCTGGCGCAGTTTATCGGCGATGTCCGTGGTCTGTCATCAGATGCGGTGGTGGTCCGGCATAACTGGCTGCGCGCCTATGATTTCACCACCACGTCGGGCGCGCAGGCGCTTAATGATTATGCCCGCCTCAACGATCCGTTTTCGCGGATCGGACGGGAGCAGGTCGAGGTGGACATTGCCTCGGTCATCCGCGCCTCGTCTGGCAGTTTCCGTGTCGCCTGGACCGAGCGTCATTACCGCGATGGAGCGTTTACCGGCACCGAACGCTGGACCGCCATCGTGTCCATCGTGCTGCGGACGCCCCGCGATGCGGATCATCTGCGGAAAAATCCCCTCGGCATATACGTCTCCGCCATCAACTGGTCGAAGGAGCTTGGCCAATGA
- the trbL gene encoding P-type conjugative transfer protein TrbL, giving the protein MPTNDVGVIDTFLNTFTTTIDSGFGLLKGNVVSLAGSLSVLDMVLAGLFWAWAADEDIIQRLVKKTLYIGFFAFLINNFDHLAKVVFDSFAAMGLRAGGGNLTLSDFLRPGRLASTGFDAAQPLLDSVHNLLGPVAFFKNFIQIFVLCLSWLIVLAAFFILAVQLFVALIEFKLTTLAGFVLIPFALFNRTAFLAEKVLGNVVSSGVKVMVLAVISGIASVLFRQFTTSYGDAVPTVGQATSVVLASLAIVGLSIYGGSIANGLISGAPQLGAGAAVGTGMAVGAMGATAVAGVGAVASGGAAAVGATAAAARGGAAIAGAANTAYSVGAMNAAGESAGARMAAGLGGVARAPGSAAANAVKSKMSFAANAMKQSYGEGARGASTATGGRFTGGSDAGAGASGGPSGNGGGGGGVAGGGSGPEGTPPRWARSMKRRNAATHAAEVAHVIRSADGGGGSSSIDLSEKE; this is encoded by the coding sequence ATGCCCACGAACGATGTCGGTGTTATCGACACTTTCCTCAATACCTTCACGACTACGATCGACAGCGGCTTTGGTCTGCTGAAAGGAAACGTCGTTTCTCTGGCCGGATCGTTGTCCGTGCTGGATATGGTACTGGCCGGGCTGTTCTGGGCGTGGGCGGCGGATGAGGACATCATCCAGCGTCTGGTGAAGAAGACACTGTATATCGGGTTCTTCGCTTTCCTGATCAACAATTTTGACCATCTTGCGAAGGTGGTTTTCGATAGTTTCGCCGCCATGGGTCTCAGGGCCGGGGGTGGCAATCTGACATTGTCGGATTTCCTCCGTCCCGGCCGACTGGCCTCGACCGGATTCGATGCGGCCCAGCCTCTGCTGGACTCTGTCCACAACCTTCTGGGTCCGGTGGCCTTCTTCAAAAACTTCATCCAGATCTTTGTGCTGTGCCTGTCCTGGCTGATTGTGCTGGCGGCATTCTTCATTCTCGCCGTTCAGCTTTTCGTGGCCCTGATCGAATTCAAGCTGACCACGCTGGCAGGGTTTGTGCTGATCCCGTTCGCGCTGTTCAACCGGACGGCCTTCCTGGCGGAGAAGGTACTGGGCAATGTCGTGTCATCGGGTGTGAAGGTGATGGTGCTGGCGGTGATCTCCGGCATCGCGTCTGTATTATTCCGGCAGTTTACGACTTCTTATGGCGATGCCGTGCCCACCGTCGGACAGGCAACGTCGGTGGTACTGGCGTCACTCGCTATCGTCGGTCTGTCCATTTATGGCGGCAGCATTGCCAACGGGCTGATCTCAGGCGCGCCCCAGCTTGGCGCGGGCGCCGCTGTCGGCACCGGCATGGCGGTTGGCGCGATGGGGGCAACGGCCGTGGCTGGCGTTGGAGCGGTTGCCTCTGGCGGGGCTGCGGCCGTGGGTGCCACCGCTGCTGCCGCGCGGGGAGGGGCTGCGATCGCGGGTGCGGCCAATACGGCTTATTCGGTGGGCGCCATGAATGCCGCTGGCGAAAGTGCCGGTGCCCGCATGGCAGCCGGGCTGGGCGGTGTTGCCCGGGCGCCGGGCAGTGCTGCCGCGAATGCCGTGAAGAGCAAAATGTCGTTTGCGGCGAACGCCATGAAGCAGAGCTACGGCGAGGGCGCGCGAGGCGCTTCCACTGCGACAGGCGGACGCTTCACGGGAGGGTCCGATGCGGGTGCCGGGGCGTCCGGCGGCCCGTCAGGTAATGGCGGTGGCGGAGGTGGTGTTGCCGGTGGCGGCTCTGGCCCCGAAGGCACGCCACCCCGCTGGGCGCGGAGCATGAAACGCCGCAATGCAGCCACCCATGCCGCCGAAGTGGCGCATGTCATCCGCTCAGCCGATGGCGGCGGCGGAAGTTCCAGCATTGATCTCTCGGAAAAGGAATGA
- the trbJ gene encoding P-type conjugative transfer protein TrbJ, translating into MRYRLIPAVVVIAFTVSSSPPAHAQWAVYDGANHVENVLIAARTLQQIGNQITSLANQAQMLVNQGRNLASLPISTLSTLQSTISQTTALLAQAQNIAYSVQSVEQQYQQAYTSVSSGMSDSALFSQAQTRWKNSVGGFEDALKLQARVVGNIPSDSSAMTQLASASQTSTGALQAAQAGNQLLALQSRQLSDIQAELAANGRATALQQARDAATEAESDAQYQHFSQHDAYVPSTVSMFGSNGN; encoded by the coding sequence GTGAGATATCGTCTGATTCCTGCCGTAGTGGTCATTGCTTTTACGGTTTCATCTTCTCCACCTGCCCACGCGCAATGGGCGGTGTATGACGGCGCGAACCATGTTGAGAACGTGCTGATCGCGGCCCGAACGCTCCAGCAGATCGGCAACCAGATCACGTCACTCGCCAACCAGGCGCAGATGCTGGTCAATCAGGGGCGTAATCTGGCGAGCCTGCCGATTTCGACATTATCGACGTTGCAGTCAACGATTTCCCAGACGACGGCACTCCTCGCTCAGGCGCAGAACATCGCCTACAGCGTCCAGTCCGTCGAGCAGCAATACCAGCAGGCATACACGTCCGTCTCCTCGGGCATGTCCGACAGTGCCCTGTTCAGCCAGGCGCAGACACGGTGGAAGAATTCCGTCGGTGGGTTCGAGGATGCGCTGAAATTGCAGGCGCGGGTAGTGGGGAACATCCCGAGCGACAGTTCTGCCATGACACAACTGGCTTCGGCCAGCCAGACCTCCACCGGGGCGTTGCAGGCGGCGCAGGCGGGAAACCAGCTTCTGGCGCTACAGTCCCGCCAATTGTCCGATATTCAGGCCGAACTGGCCGCCAACGGTCGCGCCACGGCCCTGCAACAGGCACGTGATGCCGCGACGGAAGCGGAAAGTGACGCGCAGTATCAGCATTTCTCGCAGCATGACGCCTATGTGCCGAGCACGGTGTCCATGTTCGGCAGCAATGGAAACTGA
- the trbE gene encoding conjugal transfer protein TrbE: MMSLGEYRNRAALLADFLPWAAQVAKGVVLNKDGSFQRTARIRGPDLDSATPAELVGVTGRLNNALRRLGSGWAVFVEAQRVPATVYPESDFPDAASQMVDLERREQFEDEGAHFESRYFLTLVWLPPAESSGRAERFLYEGRERDGPDRYGMLHAFVDRTDRMLALLDGFMPEAVWLNDGETLTYLHSTISTRNQRVRVPEIPMHLDALLVDQPLSGGLEPKLGDAYLKTLTITGFPSRTFPGILDDLNRLAMPYRWSTRAILLDKTDATKVLTKIRRQWFAKRKSIAAIVREVMTNEASVLEDNDAANKAADADLALQSLGADDVGQAYITATVTVWDGSASIAAEKLRLVEKIIQGRDFTYMAESLNAVEAWLGSLPGHVYANVRQPPVSTLNLAHMIPLSAVWAGPEQDGHFKAAPLFYGKTAGATPFRFSLHVGDVGHTLIAGPTGAGKSVLLALMALQFRRYAGSQIFAFDFGGSMRAATMAMGGDWHDLGGGLTDDDPSEEQGGSVSLQPLAQIYDPDERKWASEWLGQILVGEGITLNPEVKSHLWSALNSLASSPDHERTISGLVALLQSNVLKQALAPYCLGGPYGRLLDADAERLGDADVVVFETEGLIGSDAASSVLSYLFHRIEGRLDGRPTLLVIDEGWLVLDDGDFAGQLREWLKTLRKKNASVIFATQSLSDIANSPIAPAVVESCPTRIFLPNERAIEPQIMALYRDFGLNDRQIAIIARAASKREYYCQTQGGNRLFELGLGPVALALCAASGKDDHRLIDSVLTKHGRDGFLPAWFEARGVTWAADLLRQGDVS; the protein is encoded by the coding sequence ATGATGTCCCTTGGCGAATATCGCAACCGTGCTGCCCTCTTGGCTGATTTCCTGCCCTGGGCCGCTCAGGTCGCAAAAGGTGTCGTGCTGAACAAGGACGGTTCCTTCCAGCGTACCGCACGCATCCGTGGTCCCGATCTGGATAGTGCGACGCCCGCCGAACTGGTTGGCGTGACCGGGCGGCTGAATAATGCCCTGCGGCGCCTGGGCTCCGGCTGGGCGGTGTTCGTGGAAGCCCAGCGCGTCCCGGCAACAGTGTATCCCGAGAGCGATTTCCCGGATGCCGCCAGTCAGATGGTCGATCTGGAACGCCGGGAGCAGTTCGAGGACGAGGGGGCGCATTTCGAGAGCCGGTATTTTCTCACCCTGGTCTGGCTGCCACCGGCGGAATCTTCTGGGCGTGCCGAGCGTTTTCTCTATGAAGGCAGGGAACGCGATGGTCCCGATCGGTATGGCATGCTCCATGCGTTCGTGGACCGCACGGATCGGATGCTGGCCCTGCTGGACGGGTTCATGCCCGAAGCGGTGTGGCTGAATGACGGCGAGACGCTCACGTACCTGCATTCCACCATCTCGACGCGGAACCAGCGGGTCCGGGTGCCGGAAATCCCGATGCACCTCGATGCTCTGCTGGTGGACCAGCCGCTCTCGGGTGGCCTGGAGCCGAAACTTGGTGACGCCTATCTGAAAACCCTGACCATCACGGGTTTCCCCAGCCGGACCTTCCCTGGAATTCTCGACGATCTGAACCGGCTGGCCATGCCGTATCGCTGGTCCACCCGCGCTATCCTGCTTGACAAGACCGATGCCACGAAGGTGCTGACGAAGATCCGTCGGCAGTGGTTCGCAAAGCGCAAGAGCATCGCAGCCATTGTGCGGGAAGTCATGACCAACGAGGCGTCGGTGCTGGAGGACAACGATGCCGCCAACAAGGCCGCCGATGCTGATCTGGCGCTGCAATCCCTTGGTGCCGACGATGTCGGTCAAGCCTATATCACTGCGACCGTCACGGTCTGGGATGGCAGCGCCAGTATCGCGGCGGAAAAACTTCGCCTCGTGGAAAAGATCATTCAGGGGCGGGACTTCACCTACATGGCGGAAAGCCTCAATGCGGTGGAGGCATGGCTCGGGAGTCTGCCGGGCCATGTCTACGCCAATGTGCGCCAGCCCCCGGTCTCGACCCTGAATCTGGCGCATATGATCCCGCTTTCCGCCGTGTGGGCCGGGCCGGAGCAGGACGGGCATTTCAAGGCAGCACCGCTGTTCTACGGAAAAACGGCGGGAGCAACACCATTCCGGTTTTCACTGCATGTCGGGGATGTCGGTCACACGCTGATCGCGGGACCGACAGGCGCGGGCAAATCCGTGCTGCTGGCATTGATGGCGCTCCAGTTCCGGCGCTATGCGGGTTCGCAGATTTTTGCCTTCGATTTTGGTGGCTCCATGCGTGCGGCGACGATGGCAATGGGAGGCGATTGGCATGATCTCGGCGGCGGTTTGACCGATGATGATCCATCGGAAGAACAGGGTGGCAGTGTATCGCTCCAGCCGCTGGCACAGATTTACGATCCCGACGAGCGCAAATGGGCCAGTGAGTGGCTGGGGCAGATCCTCGTGGGTGAGGGGATAACGCTTAACCCCGAGGTGAAGTCCCATCTCTGGTCGGCCCTGAATTCCCTCGCGTCATCGCCCGACCATGAACGCACGATCTCCGGTCTGGTGGCGCTCCTCCAGTCCAACGTCCTGAAGCAGGCTCTGGCCCCATACTGCCTCGGTGGTCCTTATGGCCGGTTGCTGGATGCGGACGCCGAGCGGCTGGGCGATGCCGATGTCGTGGTGTTTGAAACCGAGGGGCTGATCGGTTCTGACGCAGCCTCTTCCGTGCTGTCCTATCTGTTCCACCGCATTGAGGGCCGTCTGGATGGCCGCCCGACCCTGCTGGTCATTGATGAGGGCTGGTTGGTTCTGGATGACGGTGATTTCGCCGGACAACTCCGGGAATGGCTGAAAACCCTGCGCAAGAAGAACGCATCGGTGATTTTTGCTACTCAGTCCCTGTCCGATATTGCCAATTCCCCCATTGCTCCGGCTGTAGTGGAAAGCTGTCCCACGCGGATATTCCTGCCCAATGAGCGGGCCATCGAGCCGCAGATCATGGCGCTCTATCGGGATTTCGGGCTGAATGACCGGCAGATCGCCATCATCGCCCGCGCCGCGTCCAAGCGGGAGTATTACTGTCAGACGCAAGGTGGCAACCGCCTGTTCGAACTGGGCCTCGGCCCGGTGGCGCTGGCGTTGTGTGCCGCGTCCGGCAAGGACGATCATCGACTGATCGATAGCGTGCTGACCAAGCACGGGCGGGATGGTTTCCTGCCCGCATGGTTTGAGGCGCGTGGTGTCACGTGGGCGGCGGACCTTCTGCGGCAAGGAGACGTGTCGTGA
- a CDS encoding VirB3 family type IV secretion system protein produces MAAGYDDDAVPGFHVPVHRSLTDPILLGGAPRTLAIANGTLGAAISLGLRLWLVGAVFWIVGHSLAVWGAKRDPLFVEVGRRHLRYPAWLRA; encoded by the coding sequence ATGGCCGCCGGATATGACGATGACGCCGTGCCGGGCTTCCATGTCCCGGTGCATCGCTCCCTGACCGATCCGATCCTGCTGGGTGGGGCGCCAAGGACTCTGGCGATCGCCAACGGCACGTTGGGCGCAGCCATCTCGCTGGGGCTGCGGCTCTGGCTGGTTGGGGCGGTATTCTGGATCGTGGGGCATAGCCTCGCGGTCTGGGGAGCGAAGCGCGATCCGCTGTTCGTCGAGGTGGGCCGGCGGCATCTCCGCTATCCCGCCTGGCTCCGGGCATAG
- a CDS encoding TrbC/VirB2 family protein, which translates to MNLTLFRVRRHAPVLSAMLLLSIAWCSSALASGSDMPWEEPLNQILESVQGPVARIVSVIIITVTGLTLAFGETSGGFRRLIQIVFGLSIAFAASSFFLSFFSFSGGALI; encoded by the coding sequence ATGAACCTCACGCTGTTCCGCGTGCGTCGGCACGCGCCTGTCCTTTCCGCCATGCTGCTGCTGTCCATCGCATGGTGCTCCTCGGCTCTTGCCTCGGGCTCCGACATGCCGTGGGAGGAACCGCTCAACCAGATTCTGGAATCCGTGCAGGGACCGGTGGCGCGCATCGTGTCGGTGATCATCATCACCGTGACCGGCCTGACGCTGGCGTTCGGGGAAACATCCGGCGGCTTCCGCCGCCTGATCCAGATCGTGTTCGGCCTGTCCATCGCCTTCGCCGCCAGCTCGTTCTTTCTGTCGTTCTTCTCCTTCTCGGGCGGAGCACTGATCTGA
- the trbB gene encoding P-type conjugative transfer ATPase TrbB, with the protein MAVSHYNSESQARGISMLRTAMGSAIAGHLADPAVVEVMLNPDGRLWIDRLSEGLYDTGEIITPADAERIVRLVAHHVGAEVHDEAPRVSAELPTGERFEGLLPPVVTAPSFAIRKPAVAVFTLDDYVEAGIMTNAQASFLRQVVAERKNILVAGGTSTGKTTLVNALLAEVAKTDDRVVLIEDTRELQCAAPNLVSLRTRDGIVTLSELVRSALRLRPDRIPIGEVRGPEALDLLKAWGTGHPGGIGTLHAGTAIGALHRMEQLIQEIVVTVPRALIAETIDVIAVLSGRGAQRRLSELATVDGLDPTTGAYRIHSIDTDGDSL; encoded by the coding sequence ATGGCGGTTTCGCATTATAATTCGGAAAGTCAGGCACGCGGCATCTCGATGCTGCGCACAGCGATGGGGTCGGCGATCGCGGGGCACCTTGCCGATCCCGCTGTCGTAGAGGTGATGCTTAATCCGGACGGGCGGCTGTGGATCGATCGTCTGTCCGAGGGGCTATACGACACGGGTGAGATCATCACCCCCGCCGATGCGGAGCGCATCGTCCGCCTTGTGGCGCACCATGTCGGGGCGGAGGTGCATGACGAGGCACCGCGCGTGTCGGCGGAACTGCCGACCGGGGAGCGGTTCGAGGGTTTGCTCCCGCCCGTGGTGACAGCCCCGAGTTTCGCAATCCGTAAACCCGCTGTCGCCGTGTTCACCCTCGATGACTATGTCGAAGCCGGGATCATGACCAACGCCCAGGCCAGTTTCCTGCGCCAGGTCGTTGCCGAGCGGAAAAACATTCTGGTCGCGGGCGGGACATCCACCGGCAAGACCACGCTGGTCAACGCCCTGCTGGCCGAGGTCGCAAAAACCGACGACCGGGTCGTGCTGATCGAAGATACGCGCGAACTGCAATGTGCTGCGCCCAACCTTGTCTCGCTCCGTACGCGCGACGGCATCGTGACCCTGTCCGAACTGGTACGCTCGGCCCTGCGCCTGCGGCCTGATCGTATCCCGATTGGTGAGGTGCGCGGTCCCGAGGCGCTGGATCTGCTCAAGGCGTGGGGCACCGGTCACCCCGGCGGCATTGGCACGCTTCATGCCGGCACCGCCATCGGTGCCTTGCACCGTATGGAGCAGCTGATCCAGGAAATTGTGGTCACGGTGCCGCGCGCGCTGATCGCCGAGACCATCGACGTAATCGCCGTCCTTTCCGGCCGGGGCGCGCAGCGCCGGCTGTCCGAACTCGCCACCGTGGACGGGCTCGACCCCACCACAGGCGCCTATCGCATTCATTCAATTGATACCGATGGAGATTCCCTATGA